The Skermanella pratensis genome has a window encoding:
- a CDS encoding anhydro-N-acetylmuramic acid kinase gives MTLTPLRTALGLMSGTSLDGIDAAVIRTDGLAHVETGDFITVPYEDGFRERLRGCLGGRGPVAEVERELTELHAGAVRRLVERAGPVDLIGFHGHTILHAPERRRTWQIGDGPLLASLTGIPVVHDFRSADVAAGGQGAPLVPLYHQALAADLERPLAVLNIGGVANVTWLGRRGDKDVLAFDTGPGNALIDDWVLSRTGRAFDADGALAASGTIDRGVLTRLLAAPYFKKQPPKSLDRDGFDISPVKALDAADGAATLTAFTAGAVASAAALLPQPPLRWLVTGGGRLNGFLMELLRDMLGVPVDPVDSVGWQGDALEAQAFAYLAVRSRAGLPLSVPGTTGVPNPVTGGLFSEP, from the coding sequence ATGACGCTTACTCCCCTTCGGACCGCCCTGGGCCTGATGAGCGGCACGTCGCTCGACGGCATCGACGCCGCGGTGATCCGCACCGACGGCCTTGCCCATGTGGAGACCGGGGATTTCATCACCGTTCCGTACGAGGACGGTTTCCGCGAGCGGCTGCGCGGCTGCCTGGGCGGCCGCGGTCCCGTCGCGGAGGTCGAACGCGAACTGACGGAACTGCACGCCGGCGCGGTCCGCCGGCTGGTGGAACGGGCCGGCCCGGTCGACCTGATCGGGTTCCACGGCCACACCATCCTGCACGCCCCCGAACGGCGCCGCACCTGGCAGATCGGCGACGGCCCGCTGCTGGCCTCGCTGACCGGCATCCCGGTGGTCCATGACTTCCGGAGCGCCGACGTGGCCGCCGGCGGCCAGGGCGCGCCGCTGGTCCCGCTGTACCACCAAGCGCTGGCGGCCGATCTGGAGAGGCCGCTGGCCGTGCTGAACATCGGCGGCGTGGCGAACGTGACGTGGCTGGGCCGGCGCGGCGACAAGGACGTGCTGGCCTTCGACACCGGCCCCGGCAATGCCCTGATCGACGATTGGGTCCTGTCCCGCACCGGCCGGGCGTTCGACGCCGACGGTGCGCTGGCGGCATCCGGCACCATCGACCGGGGCGTCCTGACCCGCCTCCTGGCGGCGCCCTATTTCAAGAAGCAGCCGCCGAAATCGCTCGACCGCGACGGCTTCGACATCTCTCCGGTCAAGGCGCTGGACGCCGCCGACGGCGCCGCCACCCTGACCGCCTTCACCGCGGGCGCGGTCGCCAGCGCAGCGGCGCTGCTGCCCCAGCCGCCGCTGCGCTGGCTGGTGACCGGCGGCGGGCGGCTCAACGGGTTTCTGATGGAGCTGCTGCGGGACATGCTGGGCGTGCCGGTCGACCCGGTGGACAGCGTCGGCTGGCAGGGTGACGCGCTGGAAGCGCAGGCCTTCGCCTACCTGGCGGTCCGAAGCCGCGCCGGCCTGCCGCTCAGCGTGCCTGGCACCACGGGCGTCCCCAACCCTGTCACCGGCGGGCTGTTCAGCGAGCCTTGA